A genomic stretch from Triplophysa dalaica isolate WHDGS20190420 chromosome 4, ASM1584641v1, whole genome shotgun sequence includes:
- the nfkbib gene encoding NF-kappa-B inhibitor beta produces the protein MEMDGTQDESLGQNARPGPSYMMDKRESVDALLEDLCDSGLDSFGAVGLGFEANVAYIEAEARWASERSVLGEPSPDESVNKSTMDCVSIGGGERLDSAIGDSINEDAVVGCLSDGIGTMILSEPAGTEVLSGSKPEVDRPRREEILNMMTYLSEDGDSVLHLALIHGHWDIVNNMLEEISLNSNWIPYLDIQNDLGQTALHLAVIVDKSEYVRALLCNGANAELQDREGNTTLHLAVREHRKECVRELTSCSRTRPEYLNITNYKGMSALHRAVQKGNCSIIKMLLDAGADANQQDLGSGRSPLHLAVEGQRSAVVGLLVSAGSVVNQRSYSGHTPLYISLYRPSKEVQAILSNSGATYTQEDEDEEEEENIESDEELFDDVVINGQRLM, from the exons ATGGAGATGGACGGGACGCAAGATGAGTCGCTGGGACAGAATGCGCGGCCTGGACCGAGCTACATGATGGACAAACGGGAATCGGTGGACGCTCTCCTGGAAGACTTGTGTGATAGCGGGCTAGACTCCTTTGGCGCAGTCGGACTCGGGTTTGAGGCTAACGTTGCCTACATCGAGGCCGAAGCGAGATGGGCATCTGAACGCTCTGTGCTGGGCGAACCATCCCCAGACGAGTCGGTAAACAAGAGCACTATGGACTGTGTGTCAATCGGCGGCGGAGAGAGACTGGATTCTGCTATTGGGGACTCGATAAATGAGGATGCGGTGGTGGGGTGTCTTTCCGACGGGATTGGTACCATGATCCTGAGCGAGCCCGCGGGCACAGAAGTGCTGTCGGGATCAAAGCCCGAAGTCGATCGGCCGCGGAGAGAAGAGATTCTCAATATGATGACATATCTCTCGGAAGATGGTGACTC GGTGCTCCATTTGGCCCTGATTCATGGACACTGGGACATTGTTAATAACATGCTCGAAGAAATTTCATTGAACAGTAACTGGATTCCTTACCTGGATATCCAAAATGACCTGGGACAG ACCGCTCTACATTTAGCAGTCATCGTAGATAAGAGTGAGTATGTTCGGGCACTGTTGTGTAATGGGGCTAATGCGGAGCTTCAGGACAGAGAGGGTAACACTACTTTACACCTGGCTGTAAGAGAGCATCGgaaagagtgtgtgagagagttgACCAGCTGTTCCAGGACCCGTCCAGAGTACCTGAACATCACCAATTATAAAG gtatgaGTGCACTCCACAGGGCTGTACAGAAGGGCAATTGTAGCATCATCAAAATGCTGCTGGATGCAGGAGCAGATGCAAATCAGCAG GATCTGGGGTCAGGTCGGTCTCCATTGCACTTGGCTGTGGAAGGTCAACGTTCAGCAGTAGTGGGGTTGTTAGTGAGTGCCGGTTCAGTGGTGAATCAGCGCTCTTATTCAGGTCACACCCCTCTGTATATTTCCCTCTACAGACCAAGCAAAGAGGTACAGGCCATACTTAGTAATAGTGGGGCCACATATACACAggaggatgaggatgaggaagaggaggagaacATAGAGAGTGATGAG GAGCTGTTTGATGATGTCGTCATTAATGGGCAGCGTCTTATGTAG
- the ftr84 gene encoding tripartite motif-containing protein 16: MAESDFIDYTCPLCAEVQRDPVTIPCGDTFCLDCIKIYWDHSDHVGVYSCPQCQATFTPRPTLRRNVPNVGNREPRPSLPELNTFPYKRDALCDFCTGRRNRAVKSCLMCLAYYCETHIKPHYESATFKRHKLVDETGHLDRKICPQHEKGLELFCRSDQMCICVLCTVREHRSHNIVSADDERTEKQKVLVVTQTEVQRIIQDRLKELQELRHNVDVLKGNAQRARTDSDKIFSEMLQAVERWHAEIIQLIQANLQASMSQAQSYIERHEQEIIELQKRDGDLRQILETEDNIHFLQNFPTLSIALEPMVPKVLVNPEFSFSEITKTVSDMKEHLDDICKKELGNISKRVSDTSIYVLIPRSGGRINAAVRVDFQEPKTRLDFLRYSYKLTFDPNTAYKELVLSDGNRRVIRKRTSQYYPDHPERFDGFCQILCKEPLSGLRHYWEAEWNGEFSIAVAYKSISRKGKNSNSLLGYNDKSWSLLCSDSGYSAWHNKMEKDLPGTVRASRIGIYLDYAGGSVSFYGVSDTIELIHRFQAKFSEPLYAGFGVGSSVTLCVLEKNQRTYY, from the exons ATGGCAGAATCTGACTTCATAGACTACACTTGCCCCCTGTGTGCAGAAGTCCAGCGAGACCCTGTCACCATCCCTTGTGGAGACACCTTTTGCCTGGACTGCATTAAGATCTATTGGGACCATTCCGACCACGTGGGTGTCTACAGCTGTCCGCAGTGCCAGGCGACCTTCACTCCTCGGCCCACTTTGAGGCGTAATGTACCTAACGTTGGCAATCGGGAGCCTCGCCCATCCTTACCCGAGCTCAACACGTTCCCGTACAAACGAGACGCGCTGTGTGATTTCTGCACGGGTCGGCGCAACAGAGCGGTAAAGTCGTGCCTGATGTGTCTGGCCTATTACTGCGAGACGCACATAAAACCACACTATGAATCGGCCACTTTTAAACGGCACAAACTGGTGGACGAGACAGGACACCTGGATCGGAAGATCTGCCCACAGCATGAGAAAGGGTTAGAGCTGTTCTGCCGCTCGGATCAGATGTgcatctgtgtactgtgtacCGTACGAGAACACCGCAGCCACAACATTGTAAGCGCAGACGATGAACGCACAGAGAAACAG AAAGTCTTGGTGGTGACCCAAACAGAAGTTCAGCGCATTATTCAGGATCGACTGAAAGAACTGCAGGAACTCAGACACAATGTGGATGTTCTCAAG GGTAATGCACAACGAGCCCGGACTGACAGTGATAAAATCTTCAGTGAGATGTTACAGGCAGTGGAGCGATGGCATGCAGAGATAATCCAGCTCATACAGGCTAACCTACAAGCATCTATGTCTCAG GCTCAGAGCTACATAGAGAGACATGAACAAGAGATCATTGAACTTCAGAAGAGAGACGGTGACCTACGTCAGATACTtgaaacagaggacaacatccACTTTCTACAG AATTTTCCCACGCTGTCTATTGCACTAGAGCCCATGGTGCCTAAGGTCCTCGTAAACCCAGAGTTTTCCTTCAGCGAAATAACCAAGACCGTCTCGGACATGAAAGAACACTTGGATGACATCTGCAAAAAAGAGCTGGGAAACATTTCCAAACGAG TAAGTGATACATCCATCTATGTGCTGATTCCACGGTCTGGAGGACGTATTAATG CTGCAGTAAGAGTTGACTTTCAAGAGCCTAAAACCAGATTGGATTTTCTCAGAT ATTCTTATAAACTGACATTTGACCCCAACACAGCCTATAAAGAGCTAGTGCTGTCAGACGGGAACCGTCGGGTAATCCGTAAGCGAACATCCCAATACTACCCAGATCACCCTGAGCGCTTTGATGGGTTTTGCCAGATTTTGTGCAAGGAACCCCTCAGTGGACTGCGGCATTACTGGGAGGCAGAGTGGAATGGAGAATTTTCTATTGCCGTTGCCTACAAGAGCATCAGCCGCAAAGGTAAGAACTCAAACAGCCTTCTGGGATACAACGATAAATCCTGGAGCCTCCTGTGCTCAGACTCTGGATACTCTGCATGGCACAATAAAATGGAAAAGGATTTGCCAGGTACGGTGCGTGCCTCGCGCATTGGCATTTACCTGGATTATGCCGGAGGTTCTGTATCTTTTTATGGCGTGTCTGATACGATAGAGCTCATCCACAGATTCCAGGCAAAGTTTTCAGAGCCACTGTATGCTGGGTTTGGCGTTGGGTCATCTGTAACTCTGTGTGTGTTAGAAAAAAACCAACGAACATACTACTAA
- the tppp2 gene encoding tubulin polymerization-promoting protein family member 2: protein MAEGSGEVSLAEIETSFRKFAVHGDTKATGKEMNGKNFLKLCKDSKVIDGKNVTSTDVDIVFSKVKAKTARVITFEQFTQAMSELAPKRFKGKSQEEAVQLLYGLIAGKEPANIGVTKVAKAAAVDRLTDSSKYTGSHKERFDGSGKGKGRAGREDIPDTSGYVSAYKGQDTFDDKVKE from the exons ATGGCTGAGGGTTCAGGCGAGGTTTCGCTGGCAGAGATTGAGACATCATTCCGTAAATTTGCTGTTCATGGAGACACCAAGGCGACGGGGAAGGAGATGAATGGGAAAAACTTTCTTAAGCTGTGTAAGGACAGCAAGGTCATCGATGGGAAAAATGTCACCAGCACCGATGTGGATATTGTCTTCAGCAAAGTCAA GGCAAAGACAGCACGTGTCATTACCTTTGAGCAGTTCACTCAAGCCATGTCTGAACTGGCTCCGAAACGTTTTAAAGGGAAAAGCCAGGAGGAGGCAGTACAGCTTCTCTACGGTCTCATTGCTGGAAAAGAACCCGCCAACATAGGTGTCACT AAAGTGGCAAAAGCAGCTGCTGTGGACAGGCTAACAGACAGCAGTAAGTACACTGGCTCTCACAAGGAACGCTTCGACGGATCAGGAAAAGGAAAAGGCCGCGCGGGGAGGGAGGATATCCCTGATACCAGTGGCTACGTCTCGGCATACAAAGGCCAAGACACATTTGACGACAAAGTCAAAGAATGA
- the LOC130418795 gene encoding complement C1q-like protein 4 has translation MKGFIVLFCVLPLVLSQQQQIFPWDTPGETPTPDVIDPCLTDQDSCSCCVMLKKKWELEQYLNTSLNSLEDSLARAQTTLRNIRENQVAFSVGLADKRRCVGPVKAAVTLTYQSIFINIGEAYDSTTGVFTVPRSGVYNLALTAFNDAGSPGAPLATCVSIRQNGVALAALREKYDQDQEDQATVVLLVELHVGDLITVSLQPGCWLCDDQHHYNTFSGFLLYAKE, from the exons ATGAAAG GTTTTATTGTGCTGTTCTGTGTGTTGCCACTGGTGCTGTCGCAGCAGCAACAAATATTCCCATGGGACACACCGGGAGAAACTCCTACTCCAGATGTTATCGACC CATGTCTGACTGACCAGGATTCGTGCAGCTGTTGTGTGATGCTGAAGAAAAAATGGGAGTTAGAACAATATTTAAACACCAGTCTTAATTCGCTGGAGGATTCGCTGGCAAGAGCACAGACCACACTCAGAAACATCAGAG AGAATCAAGTGGCATTTTCTGTGGGTCTAGCTGACAAGCGACGATGTGTTGGTCCGGTGAAAGCAGCTGTAACTTTGACCTATCAGAGTATCTTTATCAACATCGGAGAAGCCTATGATTCCACCACTGGTGTGTTCACTGTGCCAAGATCGGGAGTGTACAATCTGGCATTAACCGCGTTCAATGACGCGGGGTCACCAGGTGCACCTCTGGCCACCTGCGTCAGTATCAGGCAGAATGGTGTGGCCCTTGCAGCACTCAGAGAGAAATACGATCAAGACCAGGAAGACCAGGCCAccgttgttttacttgtagagCTCCACGTAGGGGATCTCATTACCGTCAGTCTCCAGCCTGGCTGCTGGCTGTGTGATGATCAGCATCATTATAACACATTTAGTGGGTTTCTGCTGTATGCTAAAGAGTAG